The Coffea arabica cultivar ET-39 chromosome 8e, Coffea Arabica ET-39 HiFi, whole genome shotgun sequence genome window below encodes:
- the LOC113703788 gene encoding disease resistance protein RPM1-like yields MAETVLSFVLRQLSTFLREEGRLLGGLRQEVQFIMDELGHMRAFLREAEAKEEDAQPRLLQEWIKQVLEAAYDTEDILDEFVARFARHRTTGFYGSVRRIFSSIKNLRARHRVASEIQSIKSRIESISEGHQRYQSEYGICAQVTNSLSAVNNTTWRYSRDDALLVEEAKLVGIDQPKKHLISQLLQGDDYQLKVVSVVGMGGLGKTTLVKKVHEDLEVRRHFPARAWVTVSQTCDFQYLLKDLIRHLHKEGRKPVPQSIESLNITELKEFVKDFLQQAGRYAIVFDDVWDVEFWNTIKFALPKSSHGNRVMLTTRKVDVAFASCTESLGYIHRMEPLSFEDSWTLFCNKIFKGNSCPGHLTDVAKGILEKCEGLPLAILAISGFLALKDVNRIEEWEMVQRSLGGELEGTGKLDRVKRILSLSYNDLPGHLKTCLLYTSIFPKDYEIQCYRLINLWIAERFVEWREGMSIEDVAWGCLSELVNRSLIQVTKVYYEGLPDNCRIHDLLREVIVLKSREQNMVTITTGQPMMRPSDKVRRLVLHTSSSNNTQEDHQQRRSYCFDHLQSFVTFGSMSPLLFKLLLSDVLRSSKLLKVLDLGGQETQEEIPNEIFKMFHLKYLHLGGTRVERVPKAIGKLQHLEYLNLADTRVRELPMEILKLQKFRVLKVYQQVDSSDDDYGFHGFKAPSNMGALLALEILDNIDAGSGSAVVKEIGKLTQLRELGITKLRREDGKELCSSLANLTSLHRLSIESIGEGDHDHEIIDLNHHHPSSFSSSSFLQSLHLLILCSRLEKMPQWVAHLHGLVRIDLNWSRLRGDEDTLESLRHLPNLGKINFCGSYQGEGLCFQAGGFLNLKKLHLKRMEGLRWMRVEEGALPRLHELILEQLPLLDELPLGIQHLSHLQGLYLYEMSSEMIEKVENQKEESEDYRRIAHIPEIVIGCYTDDGEWRERQLWGKKKKKT; encoded by the exons ATGGCAGAAACAGTTCTCTCTTTTGTGCTGCGTCAACTCTCAACTTTTCTGCGCGAGGAGGGACGACTATTGGGAGGGCTTCGGCAAGAGGTGCAATTCATCATGGATGAGTTGGGGCACATGAGAGCTTTCCTGAGAGAGGcagaagcaaaagaagaagatgCTCAACCCAGGCTT CTCCAAGAATGGATCAAGCAAGTGCTAGAAGCAGCTTATGACACTGAAGACATTCTTGATGAATTTGTAGCTCGCTTTGCCCGGCATCGCACAACAGGATTCTACGGCTCTGTTCGGAGAATTTTCAGCTCCATCAAGAATTTGAGAGCTCGTCATCGAGTTGCCAGCGAAATACAAAGCATCAAGTCCAGAATCGAAAGTATTTCTGAAGGTCATCAAAGATACCAATCCGAATATGGTATCTGTGCCCAAGTGACCAACTCACTTTCTGCTGTGAACAACACAACCTGGCGCTATAGCAGAGATGACGCACTGCTTGTGGAAGAAGCTAAATTAGTTGGCATTGACCAGCCCAAGAAACATCTAATTTCTCAGCTCCTCCAAGGGGATGATTACCAACTAAAAGTTGTTTCAGTGGTTGGTATGGGAGGACTTGGAAAAACTACCCTAGTGAAAAAAGTCCATGAGGATCTTGAAGTCAGAAGGCATTTCCCAGCTCGTGCTTGGGTAACTGTCTCTCAAACATGTGACTTTCAGTACCTCCTGAAAGACTTGATTCGGCACTTGCACAAGGAAGGGAGGAAACCAGTCCCACAATCGATCGAGTCTTTGAATATCACCGAGCTGAAAgaatttgtcaaagattttcttcaaCAAGCTGGAAGGTATGCAATTGTTTTTGATGATGTATGGGACGTGGAATTTTGGAATACCATCAAATTTGCGCTGCCCAAGAGCAGCCACGGCAACCGTGTCATGCTAACAACTCGAAAAGTTGATGTAGCCTTTGCCTCTTGTACAGAATCTCTAGGCTACATCCACAGAATGGAGCCACTGTCCTTTGAAGATTCGTGGACCCTGTTTTGTAACAAGATCTTTAAGGGAAATAGTTGCCCTGGCCATTTGACGGATGTTGCCAAAGGTATACTGGAAAAATGTGAGGGCTTGCCCCTTGCAATTCTTGCAATCAGTGGGTTTTTGGCTTTGAAAGATGTAAACAGAATAGAGGAATGGGAGATGGTTCAACGCAGTCTTGGGGGTGAATTAGAAGGCACTGGTAAGCTGGACAGAGTTAAAAGGATACTTTCTCTCAGTTATAATGATTTGCCTGGGCATTTAAAGACGTGTCTGTTGTACACAAGTATCTTCCCAAAGGATTACGAAATACAATGCTATAGACTCATTAATTTGTGGATTGCTGAAAGGTTCGTAGAATGGAGAGAAGGAATGAGTATTGAAGATGTAGCCTGGGGTTGTCTTAGTGAACTCGTCAATCGAAGCCTAATTCAAGTGACTAAGGTGTATTATGAAGGATTACCCGACAATTGTCGAATCCATGACCTGTTGAGAGAAGTTATTGTTCTCAAGTCAAGGGAACAAAACATGGTCACAATTACTACTGGACAACCAATGATGCGGCCGTCCGACAAGGTACGCCGTCTAGTACTCCATACTAGTAGTAGTAACAACACCCAGGAGGACCACCAACAAAGAAGAAGCTACTGCTTTGACCACCTTCAGTCGTTCGTTACATTTGGATCCATGAGCCCGCTACTATTCAAACTGTTGTTATCTGATGTTTTAAGGAGTAGTAAGCTGTTAaaggttttggatttgggtggtCAAGAGACCCAGGAGGAAATACCAAATGAGATTTTCAAGATGTTTCATCTCAAGTATCTACACCTAGGGGGTACGAGAGTGGAGAGAGTCCCGAAAGCCATTGGCAAGCTTCAACATTTGGAGTATCTGAATTTGGCTGACACAAGAGTTAGGGAATTACCCATGGAAATCCTAAAGCTGCAaaaatttcgggttctcaaagTATATCAACAAGTTGATTCTTCCGATGATGATTATGGATTTCATGGATTTAAAGCTCCCTCGAATATGGGAGCGCTTCTTGCCCTAGAAATATTGGATAACATAGATGCTGGTAGTGGATCTGCAGTAGTCAAGGAGATAGGAAAGCTGACCCAATTAAGAGAATTAGGTATTACAAAGTTAAGAAGAGAAGATGGAAAGGAGCTCTGCTCCTCCCTTGCCAACCTCACCAGTCTCCATAGATTAAGCATTGAATCAATTGGAGAAGGTGATCATGATCATGAGATAATCGATCTAAATCATCATCatccttcttccttttcttcttcttcttttcttcaatcTCTTCATCTGCTGATTTTGTGTAGCCGCTTAGAAAAGATGCCACAATGGGTAGCTCATCTTCACGGCTTGGTAAGAATAGATTTGAATTGGAGCAGGTTAAGGGGTGATGAGGATACGCTTGAATCCCTCCGACATTTGCCGAATTTGGGTAAAATTAATTTCTGTGGATCTTACCAGGGAGAAGGGTTGTGTTTCCAAGCTGGAGGGTTCCTCAATCTGAAGAAGTTGCACCTAAAGAGAATGGAAGGGTTGagatggatgagagtggaggagGGTGCATTGCCTCGTCTCCATGAACTCATTCTGGAACAACTTCCATTACTAGATGAGTTACCTTTGGGTATTCAGCACTTGAGCCATCTTCAAGGGCTGTATTTGTATGAGATGAGTtctgaaatgatagaaaaggtAGAGAATCAGAAGGAAGAAAGTGAAGATTACAGAAGAATCGCACACATTCCTGAAATTGTCATTGGTTGCTATACAGATGATGGGGAATGGAGAGAGCGCCAGCTAtgggggaagaagaagaagaaaacataA